One stretch of Monomorium pharaonis isolate MP-MQ-018 chromosome 10, ASM1337386v2, whole genome shotgun sequence DNA includes these proteins:
- the LOC105833863 gene encoding skin secretory protein xP2 codes for MKNEFSLRVFQEGEQAEAPAAEPPPPEPTPTPEPAPTPTPPPTAPAAAPAPSPVVSSAPPAEGGVPAVEGAPPVDGAPAAPGEGAPAAAPAEGTAPPTEDAAQTAEGAAPPVEGAAPPVEGSAPAEETASLAEGAPAEGVPPAESSAPSVASIEGAPAVEGTSAAPPAEGAAPAEGAPAAPAAEEAPPVEGAAPPAENASAAPTEGDVSAPADTKPAVPVEVAPAPPETNLVMILRVTIRIRGNPVLKSAKYIMNGMSMPPKV; via the exons atgaaaaatgaattttcAC TGCGTGTTTTCCAGGAAGGAGAGCAAGCTGAAGCACCTGCAGCGGAACCACCACCACCGGAACCAACACCGACTCCAGAACCGGCGCCAACGCCAACTCCTCCGCCAACGGCACCCGCAGCAGCCCCTGCACCGTCACCAGTTGTATCATCAGCACCTCCAGCCGAAGGTGGAGTTCCAGCAGTCGAAGGTGCTCCGCCAGTAGACGGAGCACCAGCTGCACCAGGTG AAGGTGCACCTGCAGCAGCCCCCGCGGAAGGCACTGCACCACCTACGGAAGATGCTGCGCAAACAGCAGAAGGCGCAGCACCACCAGTTGAAGGAGCTGCGCCACCGGTAGAAGGATCTGCACCTGCGGAAGAAACAGCTTCGTTAGCGGAAGGTGCACCTGCTGAAGGAGTACCCCCAGCCGAAAGTTCTGCACCTTCTGTTGCTTCTATAGAAGGTGCACCTGCTGTAGAAGGGACGTCAGCTGCGCCCCCAGCGGAag GTGCGGCACCAGCGGAAGGAGCTCCCGCGGCGCCGGCGGCGGAAGAAGCTCCTCCGGTCGAAGGAGCCGCTCCTCCAGCGGAAAATGCATCAGCCGCTCCGACTGAAGGAGACGTTTCAGCACCCGCGGACACGAAACCCGCAGTTCCAGTGGAAGTTGCACCCGCGCCACCCGAAA cTAATCTAGTTATGATATTGCGAGTTACGATCCGCATCAGAGGCAATCCCGTGCTAAAGAGCGCGAAATACATCATGAACGGTATGTCAATGCCACCAAAAGTATAA